In Drosophila subpulchrella strain 33 F10 #4 breed RU33 chromosome X, RU_Dsub_v1.1 Primary Assembly, whole genome shotgun sequence, the DNA window TAGTTGTGGAAAAGgtcttataaatataaaataataacagATGCAAAATTGATCTGGAAAGATCTTATTagtaaaaactttttaaatggGTCTGCTTAAAACGATGCTAATGAATATAAGCATTTTGGAAGGCCTAATTCTACATaggaaagtaaaataaaaaataaaaccaaactacatatgtacatttttaattaataattaataatttaattaatataagTTATTATATACGGAGTGAGTGTTTATTAATACTAAACAATTTGTTTATGAcatcttaaatattttcaaaacaaaataaaaatgtatttagggtttattgttatactttaaatatatatttattgtgTGTCGTTTTTAGGCTTTTTCTCGCAGTGCAGAGAGCAAAACAAGTGGCCACTGTGGGTGGGAGCGGGATGGGGCGACCAGGTGACAATGGGTGCGAGGGAGAGGGTGTGCGAATTTTTGTTTGCTCTGCCGACGTCGTTTTTTTGCGTGTGTAAATTTCAGTGCTTCAATTTTATGTGTGTTTCCCTCTCCCCCGCTTTATTATCGCCCCCTCCCCCCCTTCATTTGTGTTTGCGTCGGCGTGCGCGCAAGTAAATTTcttctaatttaatattttgtttacattatttattcatttactTATGTATTTGCGGAGCTTCCTCTTCGCGCGCTTGTTTGTTTATGTATTTCACCTGGTCCTCCCCCTTTTCGCTCCCTTTTTCCGCCCATCTTCAGGGCCAAGTTTACGTTTTGGCTAATCATTTACAATTTGGACCACGATCGCTTTACCAAAAGGGGGTTTTTCGTAATACCAACAAACAAGAATTTGAGTTAGTgctcggaaaaaaaaaacagaaattaaaatgcattCTAAAGTGGCTCAAAATCGTAGTTCCATTTCCTACAAACATCTAAACATTTTTAACCGAGAACATCAGTTCAGGGAAAAACtttaaagaaatataagaTCTCTTCCAAAATAAACAAGAAGTTCCCCATTAAACAACAGTTCTAATTACCTCCCCATAAACAAAAGGTTTCTGTTACTTTTAAGCAACTTCCCATGACTTACGGGAAactttaaatgtttatttgctGTAAAGTTATAGCCCATTCAAGCAAAAACGAACTGTCTGGCCTTATATATGATACCAGTACTCAAATTTCCTTCAGGCtggaaacaaaataaataaacacagACAGTACTCACATAGCTTTCCTAAAAAAATTAACCGATTACCCGTGGTTTTTCCATAAAAACCAAACCTATTCATTTCAAATGTACCTAACTGTGGAAATAAAAGCACATTTAACTTCTCGTTTTAATAAGCTGTAGTCGTTTTTAAGAATTGTATAatcagtggcggatccacggGGGGGAAATAGGGAAATTTCCCCCCCCTTGGAACCACAGAACCTGAAAATGCATGCACTCTGTAATGCATGCATATGGTTgacttttcaaatataaccactttgtttacctaaaaattgggatgaataatttttgttttataatttgtactgtatttctctcgcaataataagattgaaccccaaatcgaagaataagttcaatttccccccccaagaatcgtctctggatccgccactggtATAATAGAAGTTACTTTCCAAGAACATTATAAGAACATGGAACAtatatctttgtatctttaaGTTACCttttaatatgaaataaattaatgatctatattaaaaggttttttataacatttttattttaataggcTGTAGTCATTTTTAAGACTTCTTCCAAAGTAAAGTTTGAAGAACATTATTAGAATATGATGAAAtatatctttgtatctttaaGTTACTttttaatatgaaaaaaataatgatCTATATTAAAAGGTTAGACattttttataacatttttattttaataggcTTTAGTTGTTTTTAAGAATAATTCTAAAGTATAAGTTACTTTCCAAGAACATTTTTAGAACATGATGAAAtatatctttgtatctttaaGTTATCttttaatatgaaataaattaatgaTCTGTATTAAAAGGTTagcaattttttaaaacatttttattttaataggcTTTAGTCGGTTTTCATTTTTAGAACATGATAAAATATATCTTTGCATCCTTAAGCTACCTTTtgatatgaaataaattattgatcTATATTAGAAggttaacaattttttatttaataagctGTAGTCGTTTTGAAGGCTACTTCTAAAGTAGAAGTTAATTTTCAAGAACATTATTAGAACATGATGAAAtatatctttgtatctttaaGTTACCttttaatatgaaataaattaatgaTCTATATTAAAaggttaaacattttttatatcatttttattttaatagccTTTAGTCGGTTTTCATTTTCAGAACATGATGAAATATATCTTTGCATCCTTAAGCTACCTTttgatacaaaataaaataatcatCTACTATATATTAACAGcttgacattttttattacatttttattttttagaaggTATTTTCTACTTTAGTTCTTAATTTTGACTAGCAGTCCTCTAATTTGAATGGCCACTGTAGCTGGCTGCAAATTCCTTTCGGTCTTGCAGGATGCTAGCTTAAATGCGGCGCCCAAAAGAGGgctttaaaaactaatttcgctTTGCAACCCCCACAAAacacaaaacttttaaatatgcaaAACAGACAACAACAAAAGTACGCATTTTTCGCAATGCTCTGCTTACCTTTGATTCGCCCCTCGCCTCGTTGCCTCTTCCCCTTCTTCCTCTCTTTTGAAGCTTCCTTCGCGTCTGTCTGTCGCTGTGTTTGTGTTttggtttctgttttttttttacctttctgttttgtttttttgcactttaaaaaacttacaccgcaaaaaaaatttgagttGTTTACCAACGCGCGAATACAAAAGTTCTCGGTAAACagaatcaaaaaaaaaaaaagaaaaacaagagCGCAAGGCAAAAAGGAGTGACAAAAAGCGCGTGTTGcgctgattttttttttggaaaggACTTTACTTGCGCtatttgtttggttttttttctgcggctttagttttttgttttaattcaATATTCACCGCTTCCGATTTgaccgttttttttttgtttgtttttattttgtctgtTGATGTTGGTTTCCGCCGAAAACGCCGACGGAGGAAATCACCCACGCTGCAAAAACGCGTCCGAGTCGTTCGAATTTTGGGGCGATTTTGAAAGAGACTCCTCGCGTTTTAACACAAAAACGTAAGACAACGTAAGTGTCGGCaaaacgtaagtgtcagtaaaaaagggagatAGCCTCAGCGTAAGCCAGTGAAAAAGGGAGATGGAAGATGTCAACAAAACGTAAGCCaccgtaagtgtcagtaaagAAGCGAGACAGCCTCAGCGTAAGTCAGTGAAAAAGGGAGATGCAAGATCTGCTCTCTGCTCCGAGATAtggaatggtgtgaccagcgCAGTATGACCGTTTGCTCGCCTAACGGAATCTAGAAAACGGGGGCGCCAACCGCAGCGGGGACTCAATCCACTTTGGCGGTAACATTAAAATGGAGTTTTAATTTGATTCTATTTATTTAATCTATGTTTTGTATAATGTGATCTTGCATTTCATTTTATAAAAGAATGTGTGCATTAATGTTTAGCAATTTCAAAGCGAATTTAAAGATTTTCGCTGTAGAAAATCCCGAGCTTGAAACTCTACTGTAGAAGTAGCAGGGACCCAACCCCAGGATAAGAGAGTGTTTTCAGGACTCGTTTCTCTTACGAACCAAAAAGCTTACAGCTTTATTCCCGGGATAAAAGAGTCTAAAGGGACTCAAATGCTTTTAATCTGGGAGTTCATAGGAGATTTATCTTTATTTTTGGAACATACATATTTTCTCCAGTTAAGCTTTGTAatggaaatttttatttttttcttgctaaaattggcaaaaattaaacattttcaggTTTTAATGTCAATGGGTTGGAAATTAAACAACAAGCTCAACGAGATATGACATTCTTCATTCTAAACATTTTTGGCCTTTTGCCGGCCAAAGGGACTGACTTTTTTGGGCGGAATAAAGGGAATAGAAATATTAgtcaaaaattatatttttcagTGGTTTTTCGATCGcagtttagccaaatcaaggcgtatatctaaaagaccgactgttttgaacagcttgctaaatatgctaacgaCTCCAATCACTTTtaggaaaattttttttttggacaattttctcattttttgtaaggggttacatcatctttttttttttcgaaaaatggcACGAATTAAAAATTGCCAGGTTTGATTGTgaatggattggaaattaaccCAGTCGTAAATGACAGCATTCCAGCATGCGTTCTTTCATTATGAAATGGCATCAAAAAGGTGTTCCGGAAGTGATGAGTCTGTCCATTCTTTTTACACGGGTGCGGGACAAAAAAGAATGCACCCGTTGCATGCTTCTGGAAGCTTATACCTGGAATGCACCTGGAAGTAACAAACTAAACACATTCTGGGTgcactcttttttaatgcacctggaagcaacatactaaacaccttctgggtgtactcttttttaatgcacctgtaacatgtacccaggaatgcacctagaagcattcaaaaatcaaatatctgGAAGTTTTCCCCAGGAGTACATAAAGCTGgatttcaatttaatatttattttttatttcagtaTTCAAGAACTCAACTAATTTTTGATCGGAGTCACTCCCCTTCTGTACggggctttgctgcttccttcttgttgatgtACTTTTATCATTTACGCAGTTCAGTCCTTGGTGTGCCCATTCATTTCTTGCGATTCTGAAAGATATAAAGTAAAttgaatattatatattttgaaacaagtgtatatatattacaaatatacaatatatttatttcggCACATTAACACTGTTGTATGTACGAtttacattcaaataattattgttttattaatttaatttgtttttagtttgaatgttcaatgtacagtggtcggcataagtattttgacaaaataaaagttaagtatactcataacttgaatttacttcttgtaaactataggcatcaatggaaaggtaatttcaatgccgtttgaatgatacaatacatttctttacccattcagtacttattgaaaaggacgaatttgtgtaaatcaactttgaaatttaaaaaaaaaacttttttcctcgtcttgaaaacttaaattttttgatgcaaaaagtttcttcaaacaaaaataatagtaactgcaaaaagaatttttcaaatatcattttgcttatattttttatgattttttgaaggtgacaatgtcggaaaaaatttgtatgaaaaagacaaaaatatggctcaaatgcctgtttttaagcattttcaaaaattcataaaaaatataagcaaaatgatatttgaaaaattctttttgcagttactattgtttttgtttgaagaaactttttgcatcaaaaaatttaagttttcaagacgaggaaaaaagttttttttttaaatttcaaagttgatttacacaaattcgtccttttcaataagtactgaatgggtaaagaaatgtattgtatcattcaaacggcattgaaattacctttccattgatgcctatagtttacaagaagtaaattcaagttatgagtatacttaacttttattttgtcaaaatacttatgccgaccactgtacatGTACTCTGTTATATTCATATTGAACTGTGTTGTGTTCATATTGAACTAAATTATCTTCACTTTGCTTACCTTTGCAAAatattgatgtaaaattggtggcagaaagtaacaaactttttcaaaacacATGGCACGAACTTCACTTTTCAGAACTAAAAATGCAACTGACGAGAAATGCAAGAGACAAGTACCGAGAGAACAGTACCGAAAAAAGACGATTGTAAAAAAATGGGCATCGGCAACCTTCGGGTttgagtttggtttttttacatTCCAACTAAAATACACCTGGATGCACTATATTGAAATACACCCAGATGGCACCCAAAAGACTGATCccagcacgcacatttgcTAGGTAAATTTGCATAcgtgctgttttgcgtaaaaaagatacgacccagaactatgtttttttaaaacacgtTACCCAACTTACGACTGGGAAGCTACGAACTACTACTACTACGAATAGTAAACAATTTCACAGTAGccttttttaagatttaaaaaaatatcctaGATAGCTGGGAGAACAGCTTCTCAATCAGAATCAGTATTCTCATTAGTATTCAAGCGTAGACAGTGTCGTATTTGTAAATTGTCGTAAATTGTATTGTTACACACATTAAAACTATGGACGGAAAAAAAGGTGGAAATACACTTCGTAAAACAACTGGCTCCCTGAACTTATCGACCGAAAACAACAAGCGATTCTACGGAATTTCCCCACAGAACGGGATACGTTTCGAAGCAAGAGAATGGAACTATATGACCCTCTTTAAAAATTCGGTAAGTAGGAAATatcttaatttttaataatatataccAATTGCTAACAAACGAACCTGTGACCGTTATAAAGAGTGCACCTCAGGAGCTTGAGAGTCAGTCCCTTGGGGAAAACCCCGGTAAATCTGAGCGGGAGAAATGCAGTCCGGTTCGCTCTCCCAGTGCCCGTGAAAGGGAGTCCAGGATCAAGAAGAAAAGGAAGCCATCCAAGTCCATCAAGAAGAGGCCCAGCCCTGTGCTGAAGATCCTCGACCCACATCGTCTGGGCTCCGCCGTAGCCTATATTCATTTCATGCGCAAGTTTCAGAGGAAGAACAACAATTTGAAGGCGAATGATCTACTAAACAAGGGAACTCGTCTTTGGTGCCGTCTGCATGGAAACCAGCGCCAACAATTTGAGAGGCCGCTTTGGTAAAGTTGTCTAAATGTAAAGCTTTACTCAAACAATAATATCTACCATTTTTTCAGGGGTGTGAGGACTGGATAGGAACACTATTCAATTTTAGACGTATTAATATGTGTAAATTTGAAGCGAACAATGTCTTGTAAATCTTTTTGGTCAAAAATACACTTATTTTTTGCGGCTTTTCGATCGAGGTTTAGTCAAATCAAAGCTCAATTCAAATCTCACCGAATTTAAACTGGCCGCGTTTTAAGCTTCAATTCAAACAATCTGGTAACTCTGCTGGCGAGGTGGTCACCTGTCTATCGATAGACACAGTCAGCTGTTTTCCGAACTTATCGTTTTGCTTGCACAACAACTTTGCGGCGTTTTTCCAGCAATTTATAgaattttccccattttacTGAAACAAAATGCGTCTCACGAACGTTTTATTCAAGAAAGTGAAGAGCAAGTAAGTCATAATGCTCTCCAAAGTGGATTTATTGTTAATAATAAAGGACTTTTCAGGCGAATAATGGTTGTGCTGGAAAGTGTGGTCAGCGGACACCAATATAATGCCTTTCGCGATCGTTTGGCCGACAAATTGGAGATAATCCGCTTCGATCCGTACAGTGAGTACTGCCTGCGAGAACTACCGTCAAAATTATAGCACTAGAAAAAGCTATCTCACATTTATGACAGCTTTTATTGTACCCTATTAAAGTGGGATAATTTGGAAAGGATATTAcatatcttttaaaataatgtcaTATATTAGCTTATAACGTACCAGATATTATTATAATCCTTAAAACGTTCTGTAAGAGTTTCCTTACCTTAGCTTCTGCCAGTATTCCCTGAGAGACAAATTGGTAAATATGATCTTAAAGTAATTTGGGATCTAAGGTTATGTCCTCAAATATCTCAGTTAATCTATACCTTCAATACAAAGTTTTCTAGAATTTGCTTGGAAAATAAACTTCACCCTTTAATTCCAAATCTAAACAAGTTAAGATATAGGGGTGCTATTACTTAGATTATATATACAATGTACatgtatatacattttaataatttataaaatgttcTTTTTTTTCCAGTTCAACAGGAGAGTCTCTATCGCGAACGCAAGAAAATCCGCAGCGCATAAGGAAATTCCTTTGAATGTTCCGCTTTTCCCATTGTTAGTTAGtgcaaataaaatacaaaacaacCATTTAAACAAAAcgatatattatatattacaaatGTGATTGGGTTTCCAGCAAAACTTGAGGATTACAAAGATTATTAGAACTGGTCTTATAGATGATATCAGCTTGGTACCGTTTTTGGTTTCTTAAGATTGACTTCTGGATTTCTAAAGCATATCCCAGATTTTGTATtgattttatgattttttttaaagattccTACTGATTTGCTGATCTTTTGCTTGTTGTGCATTACCTATTGCAGACTGTTCTCGCAAAAGTGATTTAAAATCTTAAAGATCTTTTGCAATTTCGTAATACCCTAAATTCCTAACGATCTCTAGGGATATCCCCTTGATTTTCTACAGACTAAAAGGTTTCTCCGTCATCAGGAGACCGCGTTCCCACAGCGCAGTGACGACCTCCACTTTCCGAGCCGCAGTCTCCAGTGGCAACTGGCCGACAGTGAGGTAGAATGGATAGGCAGATATGAGAAGCTCAACGGCAGCCGCTTCCTCCGGCAGGATCTCCATGAAAATGGGCTCGTACTTGCAGTACTCGAGGGCGTTGTCCACATGGTGATAGATCCTCACGCTGCCATCGTCCTCTGTGACCAGACGCAGGATATTGGCGCGCAGCAGGCGCACGGATGTCTTGGCGTCGAATTCGTAGTCGCAGATGCAGTTTCCCTGCTCATCGGTGGTGCTGCGCGAGCCAAAAACGGTGCGCAGTTTCTCCTCGGGCAAAATGGTCGGCGGCAGTGCCTCGTGCTGGAACTTCTTGGCCAGCTGATCGGTTGCCTTATCAATATCCTCAGCGGAGGGAACAAGTTTGCGCACCAATTTCTGTATGCCCTCCACCAGCTGATTGCGTGATTTGCTTTGATTGGATCTCTGTGCCTCGCCCAGAACATGGAAAGTGTGCAGCGGCAGGCCGCGACGCAGGGCCACACTCTGCTCCACGGTCTTTTTGAGCACAATGGGCATTAGTTTCTCGAGCAGATTGGCATAGGCCTGCTGCTGATACACACTCAATGTGATGTGCAGCGAGTGCTGTTCCTCCTCGGTGACGGCTTGATGGACGGTGCCCCTGGGGAAGTATAGCACATCGCCAGCCTCCAAGACCTCATCGAGTATCGGCTCGCCCAACTGTTCCTGATCATAGTTGCCCGACGAGATCCTGGCCAGCTGATCGGACTGAAGGGGCGGCTCGTACAAGCGCCAACGCTTACGTCCCTCTACTTGGACCACAAAGGCCTCGATGTCATCGTAGTGCGGTGCAAAGCCTTGGCTATTCGGCGGCGTTAGGTACACATTTGCCCCGACCAAGCAGTGGAAGAACTCCTGCAGTATGCTGCACACCTGTCGCAAGCCCGGCAAATAGGTGGAAGGATTCAGAATGCGAATGCTGCAGCCCTCCGAGTACAGACCCCAAACGACTGGCGGCATGGCCCTGCCCTCGGGATTTAGGGTCTCACGCTTGCCATTCTTGTAGCTGGTCACATCCAGGTTGATGGTGAAGTCCAGGCGATGGCGAATCAGCATCTCGTCGATCATCTTGAAGGATATAAGATCGCTGTAGTACTTGGGATTCTTGCGCTGCACCAGGCAGGCGTTTTTCTCCCAAAAGTCCTCGAAAAAGTGTTCGGTTTTGACGGGATTGAGGATCCACTGCAGGATGCGACGACCCTCTTCGATGCTGTCGGCTTTGTGGATTTCTGCGGGTAAAGCCGGGGGCTCTGCTTGATGGTCATGACTGCTGCCGGTGGCAATAAGCTGCTCCTCATCCTCCTCGGCATAGTCATCTTCCTCCGGCAATTCCTGCTTAATCTGTGGGCTTGTGACTGGGTTGCCCTTTTTGGGCGGCAGAGGACAGGACTTGGCCATGCCCGACGGCAAGGATTTGCGTTTCTCTGGCAGCGGGCAAGATTTTGCGGGACCTCCACGCACTGGGGACTTGTTGTTGGATGCAGTGGCGCCCGTTTTGGCTGCTGGCAGGGATTTTCTCACCAAGGGACAGGCCAGAGCCTCGCCATTGACCTGAATCGGCGAGGTCTTTTCCAAGCCCTGACTGCGGCGTTTGTTGCGGTTGGAAGTGGCTCCTTGGGCAGGTTCTTTGGCCACCTTGGCCTCCTTCTTGTTGTTATTTGTATCCGCTGGTGGTGAGTCCTCAGCTTGCAGGCGTCGCTTGCGATCCGTGGGCCTGGCTGCCTTCGATTTGCCCTTCAGGGAGCGGGCCTCTTCTGGCGAGGATTGGCTGGACTCGCCCTTGGAGTCCCCAGATCCATTTTCAGCTGCCCGCTCAAATTCGGTGGTCACATAGTCCTCCA includes these proteins:
- the LOC119557251 gene encoding protamine-like protein 99C, which encodes MDGKKGGNTLRKTTGSLNLSTENNKRFYGISPQNGIRFEAREWNYMTLFKNSSAPQELESQSLGENPGKSEREKCSPVRSPSARERESRIKKKRKPSKSIKKRPSPVLKILDPHRLGSAVAYIHFMRKFQRKNNNLKANDLLNKGTRLWCRLHGNQRQQFERPLWGVRTG
- the LOC119557253 gene encoding 39S ribosomal protein L33, mitochondrial — translated: MRLTNVLFKKVKSKRIMVVLESVVSGHQYNAFRDRLADKLEIIRFDPYIQQESLYRERKKIRSA
- the LOC119557250 gene encoding bifunctional lysine-specific demethylase and histidyl-hydroxylase NO66 produces the protein MPKTAEAQGSRKKPKSPSNGTAKAKKTAKSDINMADVDMLLNPSSKLTKEQKERRKMLEDYVTTEFERAAENGSGDSKGESSQSSPEEARSLKGKSKAARPTDRKRRLQAEDSPPADTNNNKKEAKVAKEPAQGATSNRNKRRSQGLEKTSPIQVNGEALACPLVRKSLPAAKTGATASNNKSPVRGGPAKSCPLPEKRKSLPSGMAKSCPLPPKKGNPVTSPQIKQELPEEDDYAEEDEEQLIATGSSHDHQAEPPALPAEIHKADSIEEGRRILQWILNPVKTEHFFEDFWEKNACLVQRKNPKYYSDLISFKMIDEMLIRHRLDFTINLDVTSYKNGKRETLNPEGRAMPPVVWGLYSEGCSIRILNPSTYLPGLRQVCSILQEFFHCLVGANVYLTPPNSQGFAPHYDDIEAFVVQVEGRKRWRLYEPPLQSDQLARISSGNYDQEQLGEPILDEVLEAGDVLYFPRGTVHQAVTEEEQHSLHITLSVYQQQAYANLLEKLMPIVLKKTVEQSVALRRGLPLHTFHVLGEAQRSNQSKSRNQLVEGIQKLVRKLVPSAEDIDKATDQLAKKFQHEALPPTILPEEKLRTVFGSRSTTDEQGNCICDYEFDAKTSVRLLRANILRLVTEDDGSVRIYHHVDNALEYCKYEPIFMEILPEEAAAVELLISAYPFYLTVGQLPLETAARKVEVVTALWERGLLMTEKPFSL